The Streptomyces sp. HUAS CB01 genome has a segment encoding these proteins:
- a CDS encoding nickel-dependent hydrogenase large subunit — protein sequence MAPKTQAAGDGLVEMSWDPITRIVGSLGIHTKIDFKQKRVAECYSTSSVFRGYSVFMRGKDPRDAHFITSRICGICGDNHATCSVYAQNMAYGVKPPHLGEWIINLGESAEYMFDHNIFQENLVGVDYCEKMVRETNPGVLELAERTEAPHAAEHGYRTIADIMRSLNPLEGEFYREALQVSRYTREMFCLMEGRHVHPSTLYPGGVGTVASVQLFTDYMSRLMRYVEFMKRVVPLHDDLFDFFYEALPGYEEVGRRRVLLGCWGALNDPEYCDFTYANMTDWGRRMFVTPGVVVDGKLVTNDLTQINLGIRILLGSSYYEDWEGQEQFVTRDPLGNPVDPRHPWNQHTIPAPQKRNFDDKYSWVMSPRWFDGKEYLPLDTGGGPIARLWSTALSGLVDIGYVKATGHSVVINLPRSLTKPETTFEWKIPQWSNALERNRARTYFQAYSAAVALHFAEKGLEEVRAGRSQTWEKFDVPDESIGVGFTEAVRGVLSHHMVIRDGKIANYHPYPPTPWNASTRDTYGTPGPYEDAVQNTPIFEENSPENFKGIDIMRAVRSFDPCLPCGVHMYVGDGRTVKSMHVPTGLSGLGG from the coding sequence ATGGCACCGAAGACACAAGCGGCCGGCGACGGCCTGGTGGAGATGTCCTGGGATCCGATCACCCGGATCGTGGGCAGTCTCGGCATCCACACCAAGATCGACTTCAAGCAGAAGCGGGTCGCCGAGTGCTACAGCACCTCGTCGGTCTTCCGCGGCTACAGCGTCTTCATGCGGGGCAAGGACCCGCGCGACGCGCACTTCATCACCAGCCGCATCTGCGGCATCTGCGGTGACAACCACGCGACGTGCTCGGTCTACGCGCAGAACATGGCGTACGGGGTGAAGCCGCCGCACCTCGGTGAATGGATCATCAACCTCGGCGAGTCCGCCGAGTACATGTTCGACCACAACATCTTCCAGGAGAACCTGGTCGGGGTCGACTACTGCGAGAAGATGGTCCGCGAGACGAATCCCGGTGTCCTGGAGCTCGCCGAGCGCACCGAGGCCCCGCACGCCGCGGAGCACGGCTACCGCACCATCGCGGACATCATGCGCTCGCTGAACCCGCTGGAGGGCGAGTTCTACCGCGAGGCCCTCCAGGTCAGCCGCTACACCCGGGAGATGTTCTGCCTGATGGAGGGCCGCCATGTGCACCCCTCCACGCTCTACCCGGGTGGCGTCGGCACGGTCGCCTCCGTACAGCTCTTCACGGACTACATGTCCCGCCTCATGCGGTACGTCGAGTTCATGAAGCGCGTCGTCCCGCTCCACGACGACCTGTTCGACTTCTTCTACGAGGCCCTGCCCGGCTACGAGGAGGTCGGCCGCCGGCGGGTGCTGCTCGGCTGCTGGGGCGCCCTGAACGACCCCGAGTACTGCGACTTCACCTACGCCAACATGACCGACTGGGGACGGAGGATGTTCGTCACCCCGGGCGTCGTCGTGGACGGCAAGCTGGTCACCAACGACCTCACCCAGATCAACCTCGGCATCCGGATCCTGCTCGGCAGCTCGTACTACGAGGACTGGGAGGGCCAGGAGCAGTTCGTCACCCGCGACCCGCTCGGCAACCCGGTCGACCCGCGCCACCCGTGGAACCAGCACACCATCCCCGCGCCGCAGAAGCGGAACTTCGACGACAAGTACAGCTGGGTCATGTCCCCGCGCTGGTTCGACGGCAAGGAGTACCTGCCCCTCGACACCGGCGGCGGCCCCATCGCCCGGCTGTGGTCCACCGCGCTCTCCGGCCTCGTCGACATCGGCTACGTCAAGGCCACCGGGCACAGCGTCGTCATCAACCTGCCGCGCTCGCTCACGAAGCCGGAGACCACCTTCGAGTGGAAGATCCCGCAGTGGAGCAACGCGCTGGAGCGCAACCGCGCCCGCACGTACTTCCAGGCCTACTCCGCCGCCGTCGCGCTGCACTTCGCCGAGAAGGGCCTCGAGGAGGTCCGCGCCGGACGCAGCCAGACCTGGGAGAAGTTCGACGTGCCCGACGAGTCCATCGGCGTCGGCTTCACCGAGGCCGTCCGGGGCGTCCTCTCCCACCACATGGTCATCAGGGACGGCAAGATCGCCAACTACCACCCGTACCCGCCGACCCCGTGGAACGCGAGCACCCGCGACACCTACGGCACCCCCGGCCCGTACGAGGACGCGGTGCAGAACACGCCCATCTTCGAGGAGAACTCCCCGGAGAACTTCAAGGGCATCGACATCATGCGGGCCGTCCGCAGCTTCGACCCGTGCCTGCCGTGCGGCGTCCACATGTACGTCGGCGACGGCCGGACCGTGAAGTCGATGCACGTGCCCACCGGACTGAGCGGTCTCGGCGGATGA
- a CDS encoding hydrogenase expression protein HypE — MDAGTPTTVDAAASSGAAAAEDKPIHILWINAGLSCDGDSVALTAAMQPSIEEIALGALPGLPKIQVHWPLIDFECGPVGGADTFIEWFFKGERGEIDPFVLVIEGSVPNESIKQEGYWCGFGDDPETGQPITTSEWIDRLAPRALAVVAIGTCATYGGIHAMAGNPTGAMGVPDYLGWDWKSTAGIPIVCVPGCPIQPDNFAETLTYLLYQAAGSAPMIPLDDKLRPTWLFGQTVHEGCDRAGYYEQGQFAETYDSPECLVKIGCWGPVVKCNVPKRGWMNGIGGCPNVGGICIACTMPGFPDKFMPFMDEPPGGKLSSTASGAYGAVIRRLRSITARTVDKEPKWRHTGDKITTGYRPPWPM; from the coding sequence ATGGATGCAGGAACGCCGACCACGGTCGACGCCGCGGCCTCGTCCGGCGCGGCCGCGGCCGAGGACAAGCCGATCCATATCCTCTGGATCAACGCCGGCCTGAGCTGCGACGGCGACTCGGTCGCGCTGACCGCCGCCATGCAGCCGAGCATCGAGGAGATCGCCCTCGGTGCCCTGCCGGGTCTGCCGAAGATCCAGGTCCACTGGCCGCTGATCGACTTCGAGTGCGGTCCGGTGGGCGGCGCCGACACCTTCATCGAGTGGTTCTTCAAGGGGGAGCGCGGGGAGATCGACCCGTTCGTGCTCGTCATCGAGGGTTCCGTGCCCAATGAGTCGATCAAGCAGGAGGGGTACTGGTGCGGCTTCGGCGACGACCCCGAGACCGGCCAGCCCATCACGACCAGCGAGTGGATCGACCGGCTGGCTCCCCGCGCCCTCGCCGTGGTGGCGATCGGCACCTGCGCCACGTACGGCGGCATCCACGCCATGGCCGGCAACCCCACCGGTGCCATGGGCGTGCCCGACTACCTCGGCTGGGACTGGAAGTCCACGGCGGGCATCCCCATCGTGTGCGTCCCCGGCTGCCCGATCCAGCCGGACAACTTCGCGGAGACGCTGACGTACCTGCTCTACCAGGCTGCCGGCTCCGCGCCGATGATCCCGCTCGACGACAAGCTCCGCCCCACCTGGCTGTTCGGGCAGACCGTGCACGAGGGGTGCGACCGGGCGGGCTACTACGAGCAGGGCCAGTTCGCCGAGACGTACGACTCGCCCGAGTGCCTCGTGAAGATCGGCTGCTGGGGCCCCGTCGTCAAGTGCAACGTGCCCAAGCGCGGGTGGATGAACGGCATCGGCGGCTGCCCCAACGTGGGCGGCATCTGCATCGCCTGCACCATGCCGGGCTTCCCCGACAAGTTCATGCCGTTCATGGACGAGCCGCCCGGCGGCAAGCTCTCCAGCACGGCCAGCGGCGCCTACGGCGCCGTGATCCGCAGGCTCCGCAGCATCACGGCCAGGACGGTGGACAAGGAGCCCAAGTGGCGGCACACGGGCGACAAGATCACCACCGGTTACCGGCCCCCGTGGCCCATGTGA
- a CDS encoding hydrogenase maturation protein gives MHILLIASAYNSLTQRVHAELRDRGHSVAVERTPDGDAVREAVRRHEPRLVLAPMLKTVIPADVWTRHTCLVVHPGPVGDRGPSSLDYAVQEDAGVWGVTVLQADGEMDAGDVWATANVALPPLAKSDLYRGEVSDAAVTAVLLAVDRFASGTYEPRPQSAGSGRMGVRPYVRQELRRISWADDSTETVLRKLRAADSQPGVLDELLDGEWFLHGGHPEDQLRGRPGELLATRAGALCRATVDGAVWIPELRRRRDAGGRPGVKLPATLALGDRLPLLPDLPAPLGLGEHRRTWSDIRYREEGPVGVLSFSFPGGAMSTGHCERLLDAYRVACSRPTSVLVIGAARDFFSNGIHLNVIEAAADPAAESWANINAMDDLVEAVLTTTDRLVVAAVGGNAAAGGVMLALAADEVWCRAGSVLNPHYRLMGLYGSEYWTYSLPRRVGGPMAERLTSQALPVTATAALRHGLVDRVVECGPEEFAGEVTRMAARLAPNPSTQSRIAAKKAARERDEAARPLAAYREDELARMLRTFSDPAAPYHRLRRAFVRKESPAGTRPEDAAVAAGTAAC, from the coding sequence ATGCACATCCTGCTCATCGCCAGCGCCTACAACAGCCTCACCCAGCGCGTCCACGCGGAGCTGCGGGACCGGGGCCACAGCGTCGCCGTCGAGCGCACCCCGGACGGAGACGCCGTGCGCGAGGCCGTCCGCCGGCACGAGCCCCGCCTCGTGCTCGCCCCCATGCTGAAGACCGTCATCCCGGCGGACGTCTGGACCCGGCACACCTGTCTCGTCGTGCACCCCGGCCCGGTCGGCGACCGAGGGCCGTCGTCCCTGGACTACGCGGTCCAGGAGGACGCCGGGGTCTGGGGCGTCACCGTCCTGCAGGCCGACGGGGAGATGGACGCCGGAGACGTCTGGGCCACGGCGAACGTCGCCCTTCCGCCGCTCGCCAAGAGCGATCTGTACCGGGGCGAGGTCTCCGACGCCGCCGTCACCGCCGTGCTGCTCGCCGTCGACCGCTTCGCCTCCGGCACCTACGAACCCCGGCCGCAGAGCGCCGGGAGCGGCCGGATGGGCGTCCGGCCGTACGTCCGCCAGGAACTCCGGCGCATCTCCTGGGCGGACGACTCCACCGAGACCGTGCTGCGCAAGCTGCGGGCCGCCGACTCGCAGCCGGGAGTGCTCGACGAACTGCTGGACGGCGAGTGGTTCCTCCACGGCGGCCACCCGGAGGACCAGCTGCGCGGCCGTCCCGGTGAGCTGCTGGCCACCCGGGCCGGCGCGCTGTGCCGGGCGACCGTGGACGGCGCCGTGTGGATCCCCGAACTGCGCCGCCGCCGTGACGCCGGGGGACGGCCCGGCGTCAAACTGCCCGCCACCCTGGCGCTGGGGGACCGGCTGCCGCTGCTCCCCGACCTCCCCGCACCCCTCGGTCTCGGCGAACACCGCCGTACCTGGAGCGACATCCGCTACCGGGAGGAGGGGCCGGTCGGGGTGCTGTCGTTCTCCTTCCCCGGCGGCGCGATGAGCACCGGACACTGCGAGCGGCTGCTCGACGCCTACCGGGTGGCCTGCTCCCGGCCCACCTCGGTGCTGGTCATCGGGGCGGCCCGGGACTTCTTCTCCAACGGCATCCACCTCAACGTCATCGAGGCCGCCGCCGACCCCGCGGCCGAGTCCTGGGCCAACATCAACGCCATGGACGATCTCGTGGAGGCCGTGCTGACCACCACGGACCGGCTCGTGGTGGCCGCCGTCGGCGGCAACGCGGCCGCGGGCGGGGTCATGCTCGCGCTGGCCGCCGACGAGGTCTGGTGCCGCGCGGGTTCCGTCCTCAACCCCCACTACCGGCTCATGGGCCTGTACGGCTCGGAGTACTGGACCTACTCCCTGCCCCGCCGCGTGGGCGGCCCCATGGCCGAACGCCTCACCTCGCAGGCCCTGCCGGTGACCGCGACCGCCGCGCTCCGCCACGGCCTGGTCGACAGGGTCGTCGAGTGCGGCCCCGAGGAGTTCGCCGGCGAGGTCACCCGGATGGCGGCACGGCTCGCCCCGAATCCCTCGACCCAGTCCCGGATCGCCGCCAAGAAGGCCGCGCGGGAGCGCGACGAGGCGGCACGTCCCCTGGCCGCGTACCGCGAGGACGAGCTGGCCCGGATGCTGCGGACCTTCTCGGACCCGGCCGCGCCCTACCACCGGCTGCGGCGGGCCTTCGTCCGGAAGGAGTCACCGGCGGGCACCCGGCCGGAGGACGCCGCGGTGGCAGCCGGAACGGCCGCCTGTTAG
- a CDS encoding Tm-1-like ATP-binding domain-containing protein translates to MAIVVLLGTLDTKGLEYAWLRERLLRHGVEVVVVDAGIAGDPRLRADVPRSEVARSAGADLDRLRADGDRGAAVTTMARGAAAALLRLYEAGRLHGVLALGGSGGTSIATRAMRGLPLGVPKLMVSSMASGDVAAYVGSADITMMHSVVDIAGVNSVSAPVLANAVDAVAGMAKGFEAGPRALRPDLPGTAGRPLVAASMAGVTTPGVDAARERLTELGYEVLVFHASGTGGRTLEALAGQGLFAGVLDLTLSELADELVGGTLTAGPDRLRAAGLRGTPQVVGLGALDMVKFGPPHTVPERLRNRDVRVHNPSVTVVRTTAAECAELGRSIAEKLRGASGPVEVCVPLRGLSTLGAPDGPYHDPDADAALFAALREGLRGSPVETVDLPTHINDPSFGRTAAERLHGLIIRAGRTPAQDGTRPAGGTGRAQAARPADRTRPANGTRPANGTRPAGGTRPADRREPPGTVRVSFVGTTARATPAEHSGRARRGGGMNAWTVPGYTETRELGAGGSGRVVLAVHDATGTPVAVKYLAERLRRDTAFVRAFRSEARLLSELDTPHVVRLYEYVECPEGAAIVMELVDGIPLRALLSREGATGAAPALVVLKGSLLGLAAAHRAGVVHRDYKPENVLVAPDGSSKLVDFGIAAGRGTTPGVAGTPSYMAPEQWSGGPASPAGDVYAATATFFECVTGRKPYTGENFAELALRHTSAPVPVEEVPEELRPLILRGMAKSPEERPETAEAFVEELEAIACAALGPDWEERGRGELAALAALLPLLLPSAGAQAVSVAARASTSLGRGHRLGGLWPDRQGLFAASLALVLGLLLVIAARAAGDDPGSPAARAVATTSAVPAATGGSSGPASAAPTPSPSAASASPGPSPSSSEASPTATVSPSGPASSPTGPGPSTASPVTVPETPPVTSEPPATPKPPEVSVTSVSIGSLRQTGTTTATATVEVVTDGTGPVSIALDWATAAAKGGPGTPDGTDTLERSGATRYTLTVEHVFQNARACYWRLTAGTSPAAANGGSQQEILTRRCTIG, encoded by the coding sequence ATGGCGATCGTCGTCCTGCTGGGCACCCTGGACACCAAAGGTCTCGAGTACGCGTGGCTGCGGGAGCGGCTGCTGCGGCACGGCGTCGAGGTGGTGGTCGTCGACGCGGGGATCGCGGGCGACCCGCGGTTGCGCGCGGACGTGCCGCGGTCCGAGGTGGCCCGGTCGGCGGGCGCGGACCTGGACCGGCTGCGGGCCGATGGCGACCGCGGCGCCGCCGTCACGACGATGGCCCGGGGCGCGGCCGCCGCCCTCCTGCGCCTGTACGAGGCCGGGCGGCTGCACGGGGTGCTGGCCCTCGGAGGCAGCGGCGGGACGTCCATCGCGACCCGCGCGATGCGCGGACTGCCCCTCGGTGTGCCGAAGCTGATGGTGTCCTCGATGGCGTCGGGCGATGTGGCCGCGTACGTCGGCTCCGCGGACATCACGATGATGCACAGCGTCGTCGACATCGCGGGGGTCAACTCGGTCTCGGCCCCGGTCCTGGCCAACGCCGTGGACGCCGTCGCCGGAATGGCGAAGGGGTTCGAGGCGGGCCCCCGGGCGCTGCGGCCGGACCTGCCGGGGACGGCCGGCAGGCCGCTGGTGGCGGCGAGCATGGCCGGCGTCACCACGCCGGGGGTCGACGCGGCACGCGAGCGGCTGACCGAACTGGGCTACGAGGTCCTCGTGTTCCACGCCAGCGGAACGGGCGGCCGCACGCTGGAGGCCCTGGCCGGGCAGGGGCTGTTCGCGGGGGTGCTGGACCTGACGCTCAGTGAGCTGGCGGACGAACTGGTCGGCGGCACCCTGACCGCCGGCCCCGACCGGCTGCGTGCCGCGGGCCTCCGGGGCACGCCGCAGGTGGTGGGGCTCGGAGCACTCGACATGGTGAAGTTCGGACCTCCGCACACCGTCCCGGAGCGGCTGCGGAACCGTGACGTGCGCGTGCACAACCCGTCCGTCACCGTGGTCCGCACGACCGCGGCCGAGTGCGCCGAGCTCGGCCGGAGCATCGCGGAGAAGCTGCGCGGAGCCTCGGGTCCGGTCGAGGTGTGCGTGCCCCTGCGCGGGCTGTCGACGCTGGGGGCGCCGGACGGGCCGTACCACGACCCTGACGCCGACGCGGCGCTGTTCGCGGCACTGCGGGAGGGGCTGCGGGGCAGTCCGGTGGAGACGGTCGACCTCCCCACGCACATCAACGACCCGTCGTTCGGGCGGACCGCCGCCGAGCGGCTGCACGGGCTGATCATCCGCGCGGGACGAACACCGGCTCAGGACGGCACACGACCGGCGGGCGGCACAGGGCGGGCGCAGGCCGCACGACCGGCGGACCGCACACGACCGGCGAACGGCACACGACCGGCGAACGGCACACGACCGGCGGGCGGCACACGACCGGCGGACCGCCGGGAACCACCCGGTACCGTACGTGTGTCTTTCGTGGGGACGACGGCGCGCGCGACGCCGGCCGAGCACTCCGGCCGCGCCCGCCGAGGGGGTGGGATGAACGCATGGACGGTCCCGGGATACACCGAGACCAGAGAACTCGGCGCGGGCGGCAGCGGACGGGTCGTGCTCGCGGTGCACGACGCCACCGGTACACCGGTGGCCGTCAAGTACCTCGCTGAGCGGCTGCGCCGGGACACCGCCTTCGTCCGCGCCTTCCGCTCGGAGGCGCGGCTGCTGAGCGAGCTCGACACCCCGCACGTGGTCCGTCTGTACGAGTACGTCGAGTGCCCCGAGGGCGCGGCCATCGTGATGGAGCTGGTCGACGGGATACCGCTGCGCGCCCTGCTGTCCAGGGAGGGCGCCACGGGCGCCGCGCCCGCCCTCGTGGTGCTCAAGGGCTCCCTGCTGGGGCTCGCGGCCGCCCACCGGGCGGGGGTGGTGCACCGCGACTACAAGCCCGAGAACGTGCTGGTGGCGCCGGACGGTTCGTCCAAACTCGTCGACTTCGGCATCGCGGCGGGCCGGGGGACGACGCCCGGGGTCGCGGGCACGCCCTCGTACATGGCGCCGGAGCAGTGGAGCGGCGGGCCGGCCTCGCCGGCCGGCGACGTGTACGCGGCGACGGCGACGTTCTTCGAATGCGTCACGGGCCGCAAGCCGTACACCGGCGAGAACTTCGCGGAGCTCGCCCTCCGGCACACGAGCGCGCCCGTACCGGTCGAGGAGGTGCCCGAGGAGCTGCGTCCGCTGATCCTGCGCGGGATGGCGAAGTCCCCGGAGGAACGGCCGGAGACCGCGGAGGCGTTCGTCGAGGAGCTGGAGGCGATCGCGTGCGCGGCCCTCGGGCCCGACTGGGAGGAGCGCGGCCGGGGTGAACTCGCCGCGCTGGCCGCGCTGTTGCCGCTGCTGCTCCCTTCGGCCGGTGCCCAGGCCGTCTCGGTCGCGGCGCGGGCGTCGACATCGCTGGGGCGCGGCCACCGGCTCGGCGGGCTGTGGCCGGACCGGCAGGGACTGTTCGCCGCGTCCCTCGCTCTCGTCCTGGGGCTGCTGCTGGTGATCGCGGCCCGGGCCGCCGGTGACGATCCGGGAAGTCCGGCGGCGCGGGCGGTCGCCACCACGAGCGCCGTACCTGCCGCGACGGGCGGAAGCTCCGGCCCCGCCTCCGCCGCGCCGACACCGTCGCCCTCGGCGGCCTCCGCGTCCCCCGGCCCCTCGCCGTCCTCCTCGGAGGCGTCGCCGACGGCGACCGTCAGCCCGTCCGGCCCTGCCTCCTCGCCCACCGGTCCCGGCCCCTCGACCGCCTCGCCGGTCACCGTCCCGGAAACGCCTCCGGTCACGTCCGAACCACCGGCGACCCCGAAGCCGCCGGAGGTCTCGGTGACGTCCGTGTCGATCGGTTCGCTGCGGCAGACGGGGACGACGACGGCCACCGCCACCGTCGAGGTCGTCACCGACGGCACCGGTCCGGTGAGCATCGCCCTGGACTGGGCGACGGCCGCGGCCAAGGGAGGTCCCGGCACCCCGGACGGCACCGACACCCTCGAGCGCAGCGGCGCGACGCGGTACACGCTCACCGTCGAGCACGTCTTCCAGAACGCCCGGGCCTGCTACTGGCGGCTCACCGCGGGCACCTCCCCCGCCGCCGCGAACGGGGGCTCGCAGCAGGAGATCCTGACGAGGAGGTGCACGATCGGATGA